A window from Fragaria vesca subsp. vesca linkage group LG5, FraVesHawaii_1.0, whole genome shotgun sequence encodes these proteins:
- the LOC101300824 gene encoding uncharacterized protein LOC101300824, with protein sequence MAVQAQYPSNILFLNRNAQEGHDYSLQAQQGLYLDQSHMLFNNGLGGNSTNQRKRGREASVATEITPSMIPFSLQQSQPPQLIDLSQLHNHNHPNVVSTGLRLSFGDQQHQQNQQQLQHHNQQQQQQQDSHSSLSLFSVLTEDFASQIKQQRDELDQFLQAQGEQLQRTLAEKRQRHYRALLGAAEESVSRKLREKEAEFQKATRRNAELEARAAHLSVEAQIWQAKARAQEATAASLQVQVQQAKAMLSAGFQVAGAQDSRRVDDGLTCAENQAEDAESGYIDPERATVSGPSCKACRKRVASVVLLPCRHLCLCTECDQTVQSCPLCLSMRNSSVEVFLC encoded by the exons ATGGCAGTTCAAGCTCAGTACCCTTCCAATATTCTATTCCTAAACAG AAACGCACAAGAAGGGCATGATTATTCATTACAAGCGCAACAAGGATTGTACCTTGATCAATCTCACATGCTGTTCAACAATGGTCTAGGAG GGAATAGTACTAATCAGCGCAAGAGAGGAAGAGAAGCTTCAGTCGCCACTGAAATCACACCTTCAATGATCCCCTTCTCTTTGCAACAGTCCCAACCTCCTCAACTCATCGACCTCTCTCAGCTCCACAATCACAATCACCCCAATGTCGTCTCCACCGGCCTCCGATTATCCTTTGGAGACCAACAACATCAACAAAATCAGCAACAATTGCAACATCACAATCAACAACAGCAACAACAACAGGATTCTCACTCTTCTTTATCTTTGTTCTCTGTTTTGACAGAGGACTTTGCCTCCCAAATCAAACAACAGAGGGACGAATTAGACCAGTTCCTTCAAGCCCAG GGGGAACAACTACAGCGCACATTAGCAGAGAAGCGGCAGAGGCACTACCGTGCGCTACTGGGCGCAGCTGAGGAGTCTGTTTCCCGTAAATTGCGAGAGAAAGAGGCAGAGTTCCAAAAGGCCACGCGCAGAAACGCCGAGTTAGAGGCACGCGCCGCCCACCTCAGCGTTGAGGCGCAGATATGGCAGGCCAAGGCGCGTGCGCAAGAGGCCACCGCCGCGTCCCTCCAGGTCCAAGTGCAACAGGCCAAGGCAATGTTGAGTGCGGGGTTCCAAGTGGCAGGTGCGCAGGATAGCAGGAGGGTCGATGATGGGCTAACATGCGCCGAAAACCAGGCGGAGGACGCTGAGTCGGGGTACATTGACCCGGAACGCGCCACCGTGTCAGGACCGAGTTGTAAAGCGTGTCGGAAGCGAGTGGCTTCGGTGGTGCTGTTGCCGTGTCGGCACCTATGCCTTTGTACAGAGTGTGACCAAACGGTGCAGTCCTGCCCATTGTGCCTCTCGATGAGAAATTCGAGTGTGGAGGTCTTTCTTTGCTAG